A single window of Kitasatospora sp. HUAS MG31 DNA harbors:
- a CDS encoding ATP-binding protein — protein MADDEKTPAREVIAAYAREHFRYFRTAEGTVYAQRKGHPVARPIRSQGTTGSHRQELMVGLFKDGIGVFNGTAIKEALDLIEALALSEEVQAVYIRVAPGFDGATWLDLGRTDGMSVRIHPTGWEIAVPDPREVCWRRTQLTGELPLPASDTDGKGIDLLFRLCNFANASSECLAMAWLIGCLGPSVPVPAPFLTGPQGAGKSTGGRMLVRIIEGMSGDLRRAPKDEENLIAAVAAGWVTALDNLSHMSPDMSDAMCCIVTGAESVKRALFTDGDVHRASYRRPLLLTGIDVGVIRPDLAERLLPLRLERPTVRRTEAELWADYAEALPVVLGSLLDLTVKVRAVEAETPTDLRMADFAHLCAQLDAATGLGALPAYRASLDDLNDDVIEGDLLAQTVLQHAETIAPGGAQRMTSTEWLACLSRVYAGDELRALPKGWPTTGKVLSDRLKRLQPTLAARHVLIEAGRTKEGRYLEMTRPAPTPPHEQPPLL, from the coding sequence GTGGCCGACGACGAGAAGACCCCGGCCCGCGAGGTCATCGCCGCCTACGCCCGCGAGCACTTCCGCTACTTCCGTACCGCCGAAGGCACCGTCTACGCGCAGCGGAAGGGTCACCCGGTGGCCCGGCCGATCCGCTCCCAGGGCACCACGGGCAGCCACCGGCAGGAACTCATGGTCGGCCTGTTCAAGGACGGGATCGGCGTGTTCAACGGGACCGCCATCAAGGAGGCGCTCGACCTGATCGAGGCGCTCGCCCTCTCCGAGGAGGTGCAGGCCGTCTACATCCGCGTCGCCCCCGGATTCGACGGAGCGACGTGGCTGGACCTCGGCCGCACCGACGGCATGTCCGTGCGCATCCACCCCACCGGCTGGGAGATCGCCGTCCCGGACCCGCGTGAGGTCTGCTGGCGGCGCACCCAGCTCACCGGCGAACTCCCGCTGCCGGCCAGTGACACCGACGGGAAGGGCATCGACCTGTTGTTCCGGCTGTGCAACTTCGCCAACGCCAGCTCCGAGTGCCTGGCGATGGCGTGGCTGATCGGCTGCCTCGGCCCGTCCGTGCCCGTCCCGGCACCGTTCCTCACCGGGCCGCAAGGCGCGGGCAAGTCCACGGGAGGCCGGATGCTGGTGCGGATCATCGAAGGCATGAGCGGTGACCTGCGCCGGGCCCCGAAGGACGAAGAGAACCTGATCGCCGCCGTGGCGGCCGGATGGGTCACGGCCCTGGACAACCTTTCCCACATGAGCCCCGACATGTCCGACGCGATGTGCTGCATCGTGACCGGCGCCGAGAGCGTCAAGCGCGCCCTGTTCACCGACGGCGACGTGCACCGCGCCAGCTACCGCCGGCCCCTGCTCCTGACCGGCATCGACGTGGGCGTCATCCGCCCCGACCTCGCCGAGCGCCTCCTGCCGCTGAGGCTGGAGCGGCCCACCGTCCGCCGCACCGAGGCCGAGCTGTGGGCCGACTACGCGGAAGCCCTGCCGGTCGTGCTCGGGTCGCTGCTCGACCTCACGGTCAAGGTCCGGGCGGTCGAGGCGGAGACCCCGACCGACCTGCGGATGGCGGACTTCGCCCACCTGTGCGCGCAGCTCGACGCCGCAACCGGCCTCGGCGCGCTGCCTGCGTACCGGGCCAGCCTGGACGACCTGAACGACGACGTGATCGAGGGGGACCTGCTGGCGCAGACCGTCCTGCAGCACGCCGAGACCATCGCCCCGGGCGGCGCGCAGCGCATGACGTCCACGGAGTGGCTGGCCTGCCTGAGCCGCGTCTACGCCGGGGATGAACTGCGGGCGCTGCCGAAGGGCTGGCCGACCACCGGCAAAGTCCTCTCCGACCGGCTCAAGCGCCTCCAGCCCACCCTGGCGGCCCGCCACGTGCTGATCGAAGCGGGCCGGACGAAAGAGGGCAGGTACCTCGAAATGACCCGCCCGGCGCCCACGCCGCCGCACGAGCAGCCGCCGCTGCTCTGA
- a CDS encoding bifunctional DNA primase/polymerase: protein MTQPTYIRGEHLPTALSLAPHGVPVLPLRAGKKTFGNCRDCAGNACGGRPNMKTPGPCQCPAPCHGWAAATTDPDVIDSTAWARAWREAAAVAYHPGGAGLTVVDLDNPDAIAWARAELPPTRTVRTTRGEHWIYQGVMPSANAVRPNVDIKSSMQYARWLGPGTGTLTALPDLVRALVVREPVPVRPLPVAVPSGAAGGQCPHWTPTFLERGIAMAEQRITEATSAVHATVFGAFLAVLSTHGRCGCLTEAYTERLFAAAQAKGESPRHCTDAWANALTRLGL from the coding sequence ATGACCCAACCGACCTACATCCGGGGAGAGCACCTGCCCACCGCGCTCTCCCTGGCGCCGCACGGCGTCCCCGTGCTGCCGCTGCGAGCCGGGAAGAAGACCTTCGGCAACTGCCGGGACTGCGCCGGCAATGCCTGTGGCGGCCGGCCGAACATGAAGACCCCTGGCCCTTGCCAGTGCCCGGCCCCGTGCCACGGCTGGGCCGCCGCCACCACCGACCCTGACGTCATCGACTCGACCGCGTGGGCGCGTGCGTGGCGGGAGGCGGCGGCGGTGGCCTACCACCCCGGCGGCGCCGGCCTGACCGTCGTCGACCTCGACAACCCGGACGCTATCGCCTGGGCCCGCGCGGAGCTCCCGCCCACCCGCACCGTGCGCACCACCCGGGGCGAGCACTGGATCTACCAGGGCGTCATGCCCTCCGCCAACGCGGTACGGCCCAACGTGGACATCAAGTCGTCCATGCAGTACGCCCGGTGGCTCGGCCCCGGCACCGGCACCCTCACCGCCCTGCCGGACCTCGTTCGAGCCTTGGTGGTGCGCGAGCCTGTCCCGGTCCGGCCCCTGCCCGTCGCGGTGCCGTCCGGGGCTGCCGGTGGACAGTGTCCGCATTGGACGCCGACGTTCCTGGAGCGCGGCATCGCGATGGCCGAGCAGCGCATCACCGAGGCGACCAGCGCGGTGCACGCCACCGTGTTCGGGGCATTCCTGGCGGTGCTGTCGACGCACGGCCGGTGCGGATGCCTGACCGAGGCGTACACGGAGCGGCTGTTCGCCGCGGCGCAGGCCAAGGGCGAATCGCCCCGGCACTGCACGGACGCGTGGGCCAACGCCCTGACCCGGTTGGGGCTGTGA
- a CDS encoding DNA methylase yields the protein MNLSDRPSNGLRILDAFCCAGGAGTGYHRAGFDVTGIDIRPRPNYPYRFVQGDAVEYIRAHGHEYDLIHTSPPCQAGCALTVGTNTAMGWGTAHVDLVAATREAAESTGRPYVIEQPNGRAAVRKDISLCGEMFGLAVLRHRNFELGGWSMPNPTHTRHRGRVRGWRHGEYFDGPYVAAYGSGGGKASISEMQQAMGITWTDVREELTEAIPPAYTELIGRAAARTLTTGPAALAA from the coding sequence GTGAACCTCTCCGACCGCCCGTCGAACGGGCTGCGGATCCTCGACGCGTTCTGCTGCGCGGGCGGCGCCGGCACCGGCTACCACCGCGCCGGGTTCGACGTCACCGGCATCGACATCCGCCCCCGCCCCAACTACCCGTACCGGTTCGTGCAGGGCGACGCGGTGGAGTACATCCGCGCCCACGGCCACGAATACGACCTGATCCACACCTCCCCGCCCTGCCAGGCAGGATGCGCCCTCACCGTGGGCACCAACACCGCCATGGGCTGGGGCACCGCCCACGTGGACCTGGTCGCCGCCACCCGGGAGGCGGCCGAGTCCACCGGACGGCCGTACGTGATCGAGCAGCCCAACGGGCGCGCCGCCGTCCGCAAGGACATCAGCCTGTGCGGCGAGATGTTCGGCCTCGCGGTCCTGCGGCACCGCAACTTCGAGTTGGGCGGCTGGTCCATGCCCAACCCGACCCACACGCGGCACCGGGGCAGGGTCCGCGGCTGGCGGCACGGCGAGTACTTCGACGGCCCGTACGTCGCCGCGTACGGCTCCGGCGGCGGCAAGGCCAGCATTTCGGAGATGCAGCAGGCCATGGGCATCACCTGGACCGACGTCCGCGAGGAACTCACCGAAGCCATCCCGCCCGCGTACACCGAACTGATCGGGCGCGCCGCCGCCCGCACGCTCACCACCGGGCCCGCAGCCCTGGCCGCGTAG
- the traB gene encoding plasmid transfer protein TraB, producing the protein MAKHHNSTDPEAQYRESLEGASNGTGVLAWVAHRAKPHTPPWLMTGAAGIGGSLAWVPAHGSAGYAVGLTLGSVGLTAATWWAGKSTTPQRRLHSAVTVAAGSAWFTGVALAGWNSLTFGAFWIGGAVLSLSWNVRQVMRRNPDAVQAATDADGSLLEKVKLAGAKIRRTEVEPNRVTADLVLPAGELTNDDVTKALGNLASGLDVATTAVRYLPDPDSARRGTLTVVPKDMLADVVEWEMPTNVGGSIADPLVIGRYDDGSPLMLWLPGDPQAGRNATHLLICGMSGSGKGDGALNVLTEIMGRRDVIVWLSDPKAFQDFGPLRPGLDWAVEGGAATEAMVSAVQGVIPARTRWLGAHGYRQWTPQAAEPQTDPAHSCRKGRACGCEGMPFLVAWFEEAANTLRFMGEDAFTGAAQEARSAGMALVISLQRPSHDQLSTSTRASLPSVLTFGLDPRDEGMALPGPVLDAGAHPGAWSNRRPGYCYLVTPGVDEQRHSAPGRTWRFTGRAARVMEQLAAWAQRNGAKVDPITAKAAAATVGNAYTQRNGQKDNADASDDPYEGSVYVEQDQDDDMAGRVDPEDTGLDPQAELPPVPDSLASFVLAGPSSVPDFTPEEARAAMDAIVAGFEQAGVMVIGPKDVMEQAEQFGRSRPWVSGEFRRLVEDGRLVPAAQKGRYRIVPAPALV; encoded by the coding sequence ATGGCCAAGCACCACAACAGCACGGACCCGGAGGCCCAGTACCGGGAGAGCCTGGAAGGCGCCAGCAACGGCACGGGCGTGCTCGCCTGGGTCGCCCACCGGGCGAAGCCGCACACCCCGCCGTGGCTGATGACCGGCGCCGCCGGCATCGGCGGGTCGCTGGCGTGGGTGCCGGCGCACGGCTCCGCCGGGTACGCGGTGGGCCTCACCCTCGGGTCGGTCGGGCTCACCGCGGCGACCTGGTGGGCCGGGAAGTCCACCACGCCGCAGCGGCGCCTGCACTCCGCCGTGACCGTCGCCGCCGGTTCGGCGTGGTTCACCGGGGTGGCGCTGGCCGGGTGGAACAGCCTGACCTTCGGCGCGTTCTGGATCGGCGGAGCGGTGCTGTCGCTGTCGTGGAACGTGCGGCAGGTCATGCGCCGCAACCCCGACGCTGTTCAGGCCGCCACGGACGCGGACGGCTCGCTGCTGGAGAAGGTCAAGCTCGCCGGGGCAAAGATCCGCCGCACCGAGGTCGAGCCGAACCGGGTCACCGCCGATCTGGTCCTGCCAGCGGGTGAGCTGACCAACGACGACGTCACCAAGGCGCTGGGCAACCTCGCCTCCGGCCTCGACGTCGCCACCACCGCCGTCCGCTACCTTCCGGACCCGGACTCCGCCCGCCGCGGCACCCTGACCGTCGTCCCGAAGGACATGCTCGCCGACGTCGTGGAGTGGGAGATGCCCACCAACGTCGGCGGGTCGATCGCCGATCCGCTGGTGATCGGCCGGTACGACGACGGCTCGCCGCTGATGCTGTGGCTGCCCGGTGACCCGCAGGCCGGCCGCAACGCGACGCACCTGCTGATCTGCGGCATGTCCGGCTCCGGCAAGGGTGACGGCGCGCTCAACGTCCTCACCGAGATCATGGGCCGGCGCGACGTGATCGTGTGGCTGTCCGACCCGAAGGCGTTCCAGGACTTCGGGCCGCTGCGGCCCGGCCTGGACTGGGCCGTGGAAGGCGGCGCCGCGACCGAGGCCATGGTCAGCGCGGTGCAGGGCGTGATCCCGGCCCGCACGCGCTGGCTCGGCGCGCACGGCTACCGGCAGTGGACCCCGCAGGCGGCCGAGCCGCAGACCGACCCGGCGCACTCCTGCCGGAAGGGCCGGGCCTGCGGGTGTGAGGGGATGCCGTTCCTGGTCGCCTGGTTCGAGGAGGCCGCGAACACCCTGCGGTTCATGGGAGAGGACGCGTTCACCGGGGCCGCTCAGGAGGCCCGGTCCGCCGGTATGGCCCTGGTCATCTCTCTCCAGCGCCCGAGCCACGACCAGCTCTCCACCAGCACCCGCGCCTCCCTGCCCTCGGTGCTGACGTTCGGCCTGGACCCCCGGGACGAGGGCATGGCCCTGCCCGGTCCGGTGCTGGACGCCGGCGCCCACCCCGGGGCCTGGTCCAACCGGCGCCCCGGATACTGCTACCTGGTCACCCCCGGCGTGGACGAGCAGCGTCACTCCGCCCCGGGCCGCACCTGGCGGTTCACCGGCCGGGCCGCCCGGGTCATGGAACAGCTCGCCGCGTGGGCCCAGCGCAACGGCGCCAAGGTCGACCCGATCACCGCCAAGGCCGCCGCCGCCACGGTCGGCAACGCCTACACCCAGCGCAACGGCCAGAAGGACAACGCCGACGCCAGCGATGACCCCTACGAGGGCAGCGTGTACGTCGAGCAGGACCAGGACGACGACATGGCGGGCCGGGTCGACCCGGAGGACACCGGCCTGGACCCGCAGGCCGAGCTTCCGCCGGTGCCGGACTCCCTGGCGTCCTTCGTGCTCGCCGGCCCGTCCTCGGTTCCGGACTTCACCCCGGAGGAGGCCCGCGCCGCCATGGACGCCATCGTGGCCGGCTTCGAGCAGGCCGGCGTGATGGTCATCGGTCCGAAGGACGTCATGGAACAGGCCGAGCAGTTCGGCCGCTCCCGCCCGTGGGTTTCCGGGGAGTTCCGCCGGCTGGTCGAGGACGGCCGTCTGGTGCCGGCCGCGCAGAAGGGCCGGTACCGGATCGTCCCCGCCCCGGCCCTGGTCTGA
- the traA gene encoding plasmid transfer protein TraA yields MTTSAKPPTGGTTSNSSTRNGFGSGASFSPGLNININANKGVPPQMGASANPGTGVNRSSALALPEPAFYSAADVRTYCEDLRAFASYAAIEVEVASEILKAALEQAPAAPGDHVFQAKMRARAVAKKLGKAADALTDAAKDAAAAWAAFQREYADVMTPRQQRPQARPFQF; encoded by the coding sequence ATGACCACCAGCGCGAAGCCGCCGACCGGCGGCACCACCAGCAACAGCAGCACCCGTAACGGCTTCGGCTCCGGGGCGTCGTTCTCCCCCGGGCTGAACATCAACATCAACGCGAACAAGGGCGTGCCGCCGCAGATGGGCGCCTCCGCGAACCCCGGCACCGGGGTGAACCGCAGCTCGGCCCTGGCGCTGCCGGAGCCGGCGTTCTACTCCGCCGCCGACGTCCGCACGTACTGCGAGGACCTGCGGGCGTTCGCCTCGTACGCCGCGATCGAGGTCGAGGTCGCCTCGGAGATCCTCAAGGCCGCCCTCGAGCAGGCGCCGGCCGCGCCGGGTGACCACGTGTTCCAGGCGAAGATGCGGGCCCGCGCCGTGGCCAAGAAGCTCGGCAAGGCCGCCGACGCGCTCACCGACGCGGCGAAGGACGCCGCCGCCGCGTGGGCCGCGTTCCAGCGCGAGTACGCCGACGTCATGACCCCCCGCCAGCAGCGCCCGCAGGCCCGTCCCTTCCAGTTCTGA
- a CDS encoding DUF6303 family protein, with amino-acid sequence MTTYRVVLAQGPRGNWRLFVALPGRVANWPTEEFAGAAIPSVSARAAALERLGYRLPDGSSWDWDEDADDAGGVVLLAGAQVRPA; translated from the coding sequence ATGACCACCTACCGCGTCGTTCTCGCCCAGGGCCCGCGCGGCAACTGGCGGCTGTTCGTCGCCCTGCCCGGCCGCGTCGCCAACTGGCCGACCGAGGAGTTCGCCGGCGCCGCCATCCCGAGCGTCTCTGCCCGCGCGGCCGCGCTGGAACGGCTCGGCTACCGGCTTCCGGACGGGTCCTCCTGGGACTGGGACGAGGACGCTGACGACGCCGGCGGCGTCGTCCTGCTCGCTGGTGCCCAGGTGCGGCCGGCCTGA
- a CDS encoding RNase adapter RapZ: MTDALIQVGIETIGTLHPDAISLVGDGLYFDLGHRFRNPHHDPAMRYRTGLDPAVREHVLTTPGVMPMVERIAESAKAVLAAYADPRRLLVNVTIACRGGRHRSVAVAEAVAAYLRTDGIAVEVRHHHIGEPVIENQPPAL, encoded by the coding sequence ATGACGGACGCCCTGATCCAGGTCGGAATCGAGACCATCGGCACCCTGCACCCCGACGCCATCAGCTTGGTCGGGGACGGCCTGTACTTCGACCTCGGCCACCGCTTCCGCAACCCCCACCACGACCCGGCGATGCGCTACCGCACCGGCCTGGACCCCGCAGTCCGCGAACACGTCCTCACCACCCCGGGCGTGATGCCGATGGTCGAGCGGATCGCCGAGAGCGCCAAGGCCGTCCTTGCCGCCTACGCCGATCCGCGCCGCCTGCTCGTGAACGTCACCATCGCCTGCCGCGGCGGCCGGCACCGCTCCGTCGCGGTCGCCGAAGCCGTCGCCGCCTACCTCCGCACGGACGGCATCGCCGTCGAGGTACGCCACCACCACATCGGCGAGCCGGTCATCGAGAACCAGCCGCCCGCCCTGTAG
- a CDS encoding RRQRL motif-containing zinc-binding protein, whose protein sequence is MSRPRFWDPAGERFGIPTFPWRMAPEGFCTRRQLRARGLRPNGQPVAAQVLWYSRRYGGGVRAAYLYRPELAAPVRPMTPAKAAALAAANAARRLCPDCGLDAGHVLPAHLGRCLTCEYGDPLAA, encoded by the coding sequence GTGAGCCGGCCGCGCTTCTGGGATCCGGCCGGGGAGCGGTTCGGGATTCCGACGTTCCCGTGGCGGATGGCCCCGGAAGGCTTCTGCACCCGCCGCCAGCTCCGCGCCCGGGGTCTGCGGCCCAACGGCCAGCCCGTGGCCGCGCAGGTCCTGTGGTACTCCCGCCGCTACGGGGGCGGGGTTCGGGCCGCGTACCTGTACCGGCCCGAGCTGGCCGCCCCGGTCCGGCCGATGACCCCCGCCAAGGCCGCCGCGCTCGCTGCCGCCAATGCCGCCCGCCGCCTCTGCCCGGACTGCGGGCTGGACGCGGGCCACGTCCTGCCGGCCCACCTGGGCCGCTGCCTGACCTGCGAATACGGCGATCCGCTCGCCGCCTGA
- a CDS encoding DUF2637 domain-containing protein encodes MSVDQVRSAERALSAGTWLITFGAVLYSVLTVTPLMAGHTPKGWEWTAPILPLVVDAAVVIVVRMDSLLARLGGDGGRWPAVLRWMTGLMTVLLNVGLSALSRDLVGVAVHAVAPLLLIVTAETSLAYRRGIAAALTARDAAQRAERAERERLADERRQRERAERLEQWEARERLERERREHDARMAAEQREHEARIRREEREEAARREAVERAEREAREREMSEREHRERLERQAREERERRERIERQEREEAARREAVERAEREAREREMSARERRERQAAELLAQGPAGERLPESVAREVAAAAVEAGLSQRQAVELTGWSAGWIAARYKEAAAPERHALHAVPDAEAVAS; translated from the coding sequence ATCAGTGTGGATCAGGTCCGCTCGGCTGAGCGGGCGCTGAGCGCGGGGACGTGGTTGATCACGTTCGGTGCGGTGCTGTACAGCGTGCTCACGGTGACCCCTTTGATGGCCGGCCACACCCCGAAGGGTTGGGAGTGGACGGCACCGATCCTGCCGCTGGTGGTGGACGCGGCGGTGGTCATCGTGGTCCGGATGGACAGTCTGCTGGCCCGCCTCGGCGGGGACGGCGGACGCTGGCCGGCTGTGCTGCGGTGGATGACCGGCCTGATGACGGTGCTGCTCAACGTGGGTCTGTCGGCGCTTAGCAGGGATCTCGTCGGGGTCGCCGTTCACGCGGTGGCGCCGTTGCTGCTGATCGTCACGGCAGAAACCTCGCTGGCGTATCGACGGGGCATTGCCGCAGCTCTCACCGCCAGAGACGCCGCTCAGCGGGCCGAACGGGCGGAGCGGGAGCGTCTGGCAGACGAGCGCCGGCAGCGCGAGCGTGCTGAGCGGCTTGAGCAGTGGGAGGCGCGTGAGCGGCTGGAGCGTGAGCGCCGTGAGCACGATGCCCGGATGGCTGCCGAGCAGCGTGAGCACGAAGCCCGGATCCGCCGGGAGGAGCGTGAGGAGGCCGCCCGTCGGGAGGCTGTTGAGCGGGCTGAGCGGGAGGCTCGTGAGCGCGAGATGAGCGAGCGTGAGCACCGTGAGCGCCTTGAGCGGCAGGCCCGTGAGGAGCGTGAGCGCCGGGAGCGGATCGAGCGCCAGGAGCGCGAGGAGGCCGCCCGTCGGGAGGCTGTTGAGCGGGCTGAGCGGGAGGCTCGTGAGCGCGAGATGAGCGCTCGTGAGCGCCGTGAGCGCCAGGCTGCGGAGCTGCTGGCCCAGGGGCCAGCGGGCGAGCGGCTGCCGGAGAGTGTGGCCCGGGAGGTCGCGGCGGCGGCGGTCGAGGCCGGCCTGTCGCAGCGGCAGGCGGTCGAGCTGACCGGCTGGTCCGCCGGGTGGATCGCGGCCCGCTACAAGGAGGCCGCCGCCCCGGAGCGTCACGCTCTCCACGCGGTCCCGGACGCTGAGGCGGTCGCGTCGTGA
- a CDS encoding GntR family transcriptional regulator translates to MSSQPLYRRVADVLRNEISAGAFPPGARLPSERDLCDRFDASRNTVRAGLNVLVAEGLISASQGLGYEVRSHEVFSLNASRFENLTFPQNGDAYNTDVTHAGRRPHQEFRVEMQPASALVAGQLRVADGATTVLRFCHRYVDGVPWSTQATNYPMWLVEKAPRLAEPGDIEEGTTRYLAGLGVEQVGYFDDISTRMPTPDEARLLQVGAGVPVLVWVRTGYSQDKPIRCTVTTFRGDLNHMNYEIGNLAAREEQA, encoded by the coding sequence ATGAGTAGCCAGCCGCTGTACCGCCGAGTCGCAGACGTGCTCCGGAACGAGATCAGCGCGGGGGCGTTCCCGCCCGGGGCGCGCCTGCCGTCCGAGCGCGACCTGTGTGACCGGTTCGACGCCTCCAGGAACACCGTGCGCGCGGGCCTGAACGTCCTCGTCGCTGAGGGGCTGATCTCAGCTAGCCAGGGGCTCGGCTATGAGGTCCGATCGCACGAGGTGTTTAGCCTGAACGCCTCGCGCTTCGAGAACCTCACGTTCCCCCAGAATGGGGACGCGTACAACACGGACGTGACGCATGCCGGCCGGCGGCCTCACCAAGAGTTCAGGGTGGAGATGCAGCCCGCGTCGGCGCTCGTAGCCGGACAGCTCCGGGTGGCTGACGGGGCGACGACTGTCCTGCGGTTCTGCCACCGCTATGTCGACGGCGTGCCGTGGTCCACGCAGGCCACCAACTACCCCATGTGGCTGGTCGAGAAGGCGCCCCGGTTGGCGGAGCCGGGCGACATCGAGGAGGGAACCACCCGGTACCTGGCCGGACTCGGAGTGGAGCAGGTCGGCTACTTCGACGACATCTCCACCCGGATGCCCACGCCAGACGAAGCGCGGCTTCTCCAGGTGGGCGCCGGCGTGCCGGTGCTGGTGTGGGTGCGGACCGGCTATTCGCAGGACAAGCCGATCCGATGCACCGTCACCACATTCCGTGGCGATCTCAACCACATGAACTACGAGATCGGCAACCTCGCGGCTCGGGAGGAGCAAGCGTGA
- a CDS encoding GNAT family N-acetyltransferase, which produces MIIESGTPADLGQLLAFREEAAGWLSALGSDQWSRPYPADKLLATIEAGTVFMLRDGAEIVGTITLTPEAEDGLWTPSELSEPARYINKLTVSRAYAGRDIGGRLLNWAGTRAAGQGARWLRLDAWTTNARLQQYYLDHGFSHVRTVREGGAVNGGPRVSGWVAQRPAVAAEHGFEDATIVGAVASNDC; this is translated from the coding sequence GTGATCATCGAGTCAGGAACGCCAGCGGACCTGGGCCAGCTTCTCGCCTTCCGGGAAGAGGCGGCAGGGTGGTTGAGTGCGCTCGGGAGTGACCAGTGGAGCCGCCCGTACCCGGCGGACAAGCTCCTGGCCACGATAGAGGCCGGTACGGTGTTCATGCTCCGAGACGGGGCGGAGATCGTCGGGACCATAACGCTCACACCCGAAGCTGAGGATGGCCTCTGGACGCCGAGCGAACTCAGCGAGCCCGCGCGCTACATCAACAAGCTGACGGTCTCGCGCGCCTATGCGGGCCGCGACATTGGGGGGCGGCTGCTGAACTGGGCGGGCACCCGTGCGGCCGGCCAGGGTGCAAGGTGGCTTCGGCTGGATGCATGGACGACGAACGCGCGCTTGCAGCAGTACTACCTCGATCACGGGTTCTCGCATGTACGTACGGTCCGCGAGGGGGGCGCGGTGAACGGTGGACCGCGTGTCTCTGGATGGGTCGCGCAGCGGCCTGCGGTTGCTGCCGAGCACGGCTTCGAGGACGCCACCATTGTGGGAGCGGTGGCGAGCAACGACTGCTGA